One part of the Corynebacterium sp. CNCTC7651 genome encodes these proteins:
- a CDS encoding GuaB3 family IMP dehydrogenase-related protein: MREYVEIGIGREARKAYDLSDIAVVPKRRTRSSKLVDTTWHFDAYSFDLPLLSHPTDALASPEFVIEMGKLGGLGVIDAEGLWGRQADLEGAIAQVVEAAESPMFPRDDEDFKAYRDSFANATSALQKLHADELDRDLLTERIQQVRDSGVTVAVRVSAQNARELAPVVIAAGAEILFIQGSIVSAEHVQEGGEPLNLKEFVGTLDVPVIAGGVFDYATATHLMRAGVAGVIVGSGATGSHALGVPLATAIADVAAARRAYLDETEGRYVHVVADAEVYTASEIAVALACGADAVMVGRPLARAHEAPASGTYWEPQAAHPRFPRGTVSSNPYDSRQPLHVVLEGPSSEPDGGLNLVGGLRRIMAKCGYTDLKQFQKADLVVTNF, translated from the coding sequence ATGCGCGAATACGTTGAAATTGGCATTGGGCGCGAGGCCCGCAAGGCCTACGACTTGAGCGACATTGCTGTGGTGCCGAAGCGCCGCACCCGCTCGTCGAAGCTGGTGGACACCACGTGGCACTTCGATGCCTACAGCTTTGACCTGCCGCTGCTGTCCCACCCGACGGATGCGCTGGCCAGCCCCGAGTTTGTCATTGAAATGGGCAAGCTGGGCGGCCTCGGCGTGATCGATGCGGAGGGGCTGTGGGGCCGCCAGGCAGATTTGGAAGGTGCGATTGCGCAGGTTGTGGAGGCAGCGGAGTCGCCGATGTTCCCGCGGGACGACGAAGATTTCAAGGCCTACCGGGACTCGTTCGCCAACGCCACCAGCGCCCTGCAGAAGCTGCACGCGGACGAGCTGGACCGCGATCTGCTCACCGAGCGCATTCAGCAGGTGCGTGATTCCGGCGTCACTGTCGCGGTCCGCGTGAGTGCGCAGAACGCCCGTGAGCTTGCCCCCGTGGTCATTGCCGCTGGCGCGGAGATCTTGTTCATTCAGGGCTCCATTGTGTCGGCGGAACACGTCCAGGAGGGCGGGGAGCCGCTGAACTTGAAGGAATTCGTCGGCACGCTTGACGTGCCCGTGATTGCCGGCGGCGTCTTTGACTACGCCACGGCGACCCACCTCATGCGCGCGGGTGTTGCGGGTGTGATTGTGGGCTCCGGGGCGACCGGTAGCCACGCTTTGGGTGTGCCGTTGGCGACTGCTATCGCCGACGTGGCGGCGGCGCGTCGCGCCTACCTGGACGAGACTGAGGGACGCTACGTTCACGTGGTCGCGGATGCAGAGGTATACACCGCAAGCGAAATCGCGGTGGCGCTGGCGTGTGGCGCAGACGCTGTCATGGTGGGCAGGCCGCTTGCTCGCGCTCACGAAGCACCGGCGAGCGGCACGTACTGGGAACCGCAGGCGGCGCACCCGCGCTTTCCCCGTGGCACCGTTTCATCGAACCCCTATGATTCCCGCCAACCTTTGCATGTGGTGCTCGAGGGTCCGTCCAGCGAGCCGGATGGCGGGCTGAACCTGGTCGGTGGCCTGCGCAGGATCATGGCCAAGTGCGGCTACACGGACCTGAAGCAGTTCCAGAAGGCGGACTTGGTGGTCACCAACTTCTAG
- the guaA gene encoding glutamine-hydrolyzing GMP synthase, whose amino-acid sequence MTTPQIRPVLVVDFGAQYAQLIARRVREANVYSEVVPSTITAAELKEKDPVALVLSGGPSSVYEAGAPQLDPEIFSLGLPIFGICYGFQVMTQSLGGTVAKTGAREYGRTQMHVEGGVLHAGIDHDHPVWMSHGDSVTEAPAGFTVTASTPGAPVAAFENLERRFAGVQYHPEVMHSPHGQQVLTRFLTEVAGLEQNWTASNIADQLVEQVREQVGDGHAICGLSGGVDSAVAAALVQRAIGDRLTCVFVDHGLLRKGEREQVEKDFVAATGAKLVTVDERKAFLDKLAGVTEPEAKRKAIGAEFIRSFERAVASVLEGEDVGFLVQGTLYPDVVESGGGTGTANIKSHHNVGGLPDDVEFELVEPLRLLFKDEVRAVGRELGLPEVIVNRQPFPGPGLGIRIIGEVTEERLETLRDADAIAREEFTRAGLDEQIWQCPVVLLADVRSVGVQGDGRTYGHPIVLRPVASEDAMTADWVRVPYEVLETISTRITNEVAEVNRVVLDVTSKPPGTIEWE is encoded by the coding sequence GTGACTACCCCCCAAATCCGTCCTGTTCTGGTCGTCGATTTCGGCGCGCAGTACGCGCAGCTGATCGCGCGCCGCGTGCGCGAGGCGAACGTCTACTCCGAGGTCGTGCCCTCCACCATCACCGCGGCCGAGCTGAAGGAGAAAGATCCGGTGGCCCTTGTGCTCTCCGGTGGTCCGTCGTCCGTATATGAGGCGGGCGCTCCGCAGCTCGACCCGGAGATTTTCTCCCTGGGCTTGCCGATTTTCGGCATTTGCTACGGCTTCCAGGTGATGACGCAGTCGCTCGGCGGCACCGTTGCCAAGACTGGTGCCCGCGAGTACGGCCGCACCCAGATGCACGTGGAAGGCGGCGTGTTGCACGCTGGGATTGACCACGATCACCCGGTCTGGATGTCCCACGGGGACTCGGTAACTGAGGCGCCAGCAGGATTCACCGTGACCGCGTCGACCCCTGGCGCGCCGGTCGCTGCTTTTGAGAACCTGGAGCGCCGCTTCGCCGGTGTGCAGTACCACCCGGAGGTGATGCACTCCCCGCACGGCCAGCAGGTACTCACCCGTTTCCTCACTGAGGTGGCGGGCCTGGAGCAGAACTGGACCGCGTCCAACATCGCGGACCAGCTGGTGGAGCAGGTGCGCGAGCAGGTGGGCGATGGCCACGCGATCTGCGGCCTGTCCGGCGGTGTGGACTCTGCTGTAGCGGCTGCGCTGGTGCAGCGCGCGATCGGCGACCGCCTCACCTGCGTCTTCGTGGACCACGGTTTGCTGCGGAAGGGCGAGCGCGAGCAGGTGGAGAAGGACTTTGTGGCCGCCACCGGCGCGAAGTTGGTGACGGTGGATGAGCGCAAGGCGTTCCTGGACAAGCTCGCCGGCGTGACCGAGCCGGAGGCGAAGCGCAAGGCCATCGGCGCGGAGTTCATCCGCTCCTTCGAGCGCGCCGTGGCTTCCGTGCTGGAGGGCGAAGATGTCGGCTTCCTGGTGCAGGGCACCCTGTACCCGGACGTGGTGGAATCCGGCGGCGGCACCGGCACCGCGAACATCAAGAGCCACCACAACGTGGGCGGCTTGCCGGACGACGTGGAGTTTGAGCTCGTCGAGCCGCTGCGCCTCCTGTTCAAGGACGAGGTCCGCGCCGTTGGCCGCGAGCTTGGCCTGCCGGAGGTCATTGTCAACCGCCAGCCTTTCCCGGGCCCGGGCTTGGGTATCCGCATCATCGGCGAGGTGACGGAAGAGCGCCTAGAGACGCTGCGCGACGCCGACGCCATCGCGCGCGAGGAGTTCACCCGCGCTGGCCTGGACGAGCAGATCTGGCAGTGCCCGGTGGTCCTGCTTGCCGACGTTCGCTCGGTCGGTGTCCAAGGCGACGGCCGCACCTACGGCCACCCGATCGTGCTGCGCCCGGTTGCGTCCGAGGACGCGATGACCGCGGACTGGGTGCGCGTTCCGTACGAGGTGCTGGAGACCATCTCCACCCGCATCACCAACGAGGTGGCGGAGGTCAACCGCGTGGTGCTCGACGTGACGTCGAAGCCGCCGGGAACTATCGAGTGGGAGTAA
- a CDS encoding PspC domain-containing protein, with the protein METNNTFGDTVRQMWATRPPRIPKDQGGKAVVAGVCEGIGARYRIDPVLVRLVFVALTLVMGCGIFLYTLCWITMPRFGMTTTPWDSARKPKSELSEAALKEKSTGYVLAFIIGFALLNWFANMVGDANPGYQIVGIAIAFGCWYGLHNRMPEPPAGLLARPQEETANPVDTSHLTVPEGYPHPGAGATTPPAWDPLGAAPELWHLPDPGQPLPEPEPVRSKNRPLWFWIPVALALSAATLTLLAVADQGARTLGTKAITVYDADALNPVQTFGGAVTVDLRELSPLDEEATLDINSTIGTIDIKLPENIPVEVRCVTDMGDVACPNSVQNADGDGKLLRINAHQRVGSITATY; encoded by the coding sequence ATGGAAACGAACAACACCTTCGGCGACACCGTCCGCCAGATGTGGGCCACCCGCCCGCCCCGCATCCCGAAAGATCAGGGCGGCAAGGCTGTGGTCGCGGGCGTGTGCGAGGGCATCGGCGCCCGCTACCGCATCGACCCGGTGCTGGTGCGCCTAGTGTTTGTCGCGCTCACGCTTGTCATGGGCTGCGGCATTTTCCTTTACACCCTGTGCTGGATCACCATGCCGCGCTTCGGCATGACCACCACCCCGTGGGATTCCGCCCGCAAGCCGAAGTCCGAACTCAGCGAGGCCGCCCTAAAGGAGAAGTCCACCGGCTACGTGCTGGCGTTCATCATCGGCTTTGCCCTGTTGAACTGGTTTGCCAACATGGTCGGCGACGCCAACCCCGGTTACCAGATCGTCGGCATAGCTATCGCATTCGGCTGCTGGTACGGCCTGCACAACCGTATGCCGGAGCCGCCGGCCGGCTTGCTGGCCCGGCCGCAAGAGGAGACGGCCAACCCGGTGGATACCTCCCACCTCACCGTGCCGGAGGGGTATCCGCACCCGGGCGCTGGCGCGACTACCCCGCCGGCGTGGGACCCGCTGGGTGCCGCGCCTGAGCTGTGGCACCTGCCGGATCCGGGCCAGCCGCTGCCTGAGCCGGAGCCGGTGCGCTCGAAGAACCGCCCGTTGTGGTTCTGGATCCCGGTCGCACTCGCCCTCAGTGCCGCCACCCTGACGCTGCTCGCGGTCGCCGATCAAGGTGCGCGCACCCTCGGCACCAAGGCCATCACCGTCTACGACGCCGACGCACTCAACCCTGTACAAACCTTCGGCGGCGCCGTGACCGTGGATCTGCGGGAACTCTCCCCACTCGATGAAGAGGCCACCCTGGATATCAACAGCACCATCGGCACCATCGACATCAAGCTGCCGGAGAACATCCCGGTGGAGGTGCGGTGCGTGACCGACATGGGCGACGTCGCCTGCCCCAACAGCGTCCAGAACGCCGACGGTGACGGCAAGCTTCTGCGCATCAACGCGCACCAGCGCGTCGGCTCCATCACCGCGACGTACTAA
- a CDS encoding PspC domain-containing protein, with the protein MAPLSGDWVGMGMGIGPELSSISIGPEIRVVPDAVGAGRVRRWTTMSSPAPYAAARPEPLYPRLRRSRSLRVVAGVASGLAQHLQIPVLWVRVFFVIASFAGGLGPLLYAGLWMLTPLEEKQAEKSNVEKRSALNIVLVAVGFVGALVALQVTSGVGGTVVFVLGLLIVGAVIALQAYDRGTGSVANYAALAVGVLLVMGGVLAIALMGENAGITGVVVSVLVTVFGVAVLVVPLIAKLASSLVAEREAKAVADQRTEIASRLHDSVLQTLALIQKQADNPEEVARLARGQERELRAWLFDASEKPTGDSATTVFAAVQKAAGEVEDMFGVVIGPVTVGEDVAFDASTEPLVLAAREAMVNAAKHAGVERIDVYAEHLAGELTVFVRDRGAGFDVDAVPEDRHGVRDSIFGRMERAGGTARITSAPGEGTEVELTVPAPPR; encoded by the coding sequence ATGGCTCCATTGTCCGGCGATTGGGTGGGAATGGGTATGGGGATCGGCCCTGAACTTTCGTCGATAAGCATTGGCCCCGAGATCAGGGTTGTCCCCGATGCGGTTGGTGCCGGGCGCGTGCGACGATGGACAACTATGAGTTCCCCTGCGCCCTACGCCGCGGCGCGCCCCGAGCCGCTGTACCCGCGCCTGCGCCGCAGCCGTTCGCTGCGCGTTGTCGCCGGCGTGGCATCGGGCCTGGCGCAGCACCTCCAGATCCCGGTGCTGTGGGTCCGCGTGTTCTTCGTCATCGCCAGCTTCGCCGGCGGTTTGGGGCCCCTGCTCTATGCGGGGCTGTGGATGCTCACGCCGCTGGAGGAGAAGCAGGCGGAGAAATCGAACGTCGAAAAGCGAAGTGCCCTCAACATTGTGCTGGTAGCGGTGGGGTTTGTGGGGGCGCTGGTGGCGCTGCAGGTGACCAGCGGCGTGGGCGGCACGGTGGTGTTTGTCCTGGGTCTGCTGATTGTGGGTGCGGTGATTGCGCTGCAGGCGTATGACCGCGGTACCGGGTCGGTGGCGAACTATGCCGCGCTGGCGGTGGGTGTGTTGCTTGTGATGGGTGGCGTGCTCGCCATTGCACTGATGGGGGAGAACGCCGGGATTACGGGCGTGGTGGTGAGCGTGCTGGTCACGGTATTCGGCGTGGCGGTGCTGGTGGTGCCGTTGATTGCCAAGCTGGCGTCCTCGCTGGTGGCGGAGCGGGAGGCGAAGGCTGTGGCGGATCAGCGCACGGAGATTGCGTCGCGCCTGCATGATTCGGTGCTGCAGACGCTCGCGCTGATTCAGAAGCAGGCGGACAACCCGGAGGAGGTTGCGCGCCTCGCGCGCGGGCAGGAGCGCGAGCTTCGGGCTTGGCTTTTCGACGCTTCTGAGAAACCAACGGGCGACAGCGCCACCACCGTATTTGCCGCGGTGCAGAAGGCCGCCGGCGAGGTGGAGGACATGTTCGGCGTGGTCATTGGCCCGGTGACGGTGGGCGAAGACGTGGCGTTCGATGCCTCGACCGAGCCGCTGGTGCTGGCCGCGCGCGAGGCGATGGTCAACGCCGCGAAACACGCTGGCGTGGAGCGCATCGACGTGTACGCGGAGCACCTCGCCGGCGAACTCACGGTATTTGTGCGCGACCGTGGTGCGGGCTTTGACGTGGACGCGGTGCCGGAGGACCGCCATGGCGTGCGAGACTCCATTTTCGGCCGCATGGAGCGCGCCGGCGGCACTGCGCGAATCACCTCCGCGCCGGGCGAGGGCACCGAGGTGGAACTGACCGTGCCCGCCCCGCCGCGCTAG
- a CDS encoding response regulator transcription factor, producing MTRVFLVDDHSVFRAGVRAELGSAEGIEIVGEAGSVAEAVQGIGATLPDVVLLDVHMPDGGGLAVLRQAPGPQYLALSVSDAAEDVIALIRAGARGYVTKSIDGPELAEAVQRVHGGDAYFSPRLAGFVLDAFAAGGVVEDPEGEPEKVEDPVVDALTRRELEVLRLLARGYTYKEIGQQLFISVKTVETHASNILRKTQTSNRHQLTRWAADRDLD from the coding sequence ATGACCCGCGTCTTTCTCGTCGACGATCACTCCGTCTTCCGCGCCGGCGTGCGCGCCGAGCTGGGCAGCGCGGAGGGCATCGAGATCGTGGGCGAGGCAGGCAGCGTCGCCGAGGCGGTGCAGGGCATCGGAGCCACGCTTCCCGACGTTGTGTTGCTTGACGTCCACATGCCGGACGGCGGCGGGTTGGCTGTGCTGCGCCAAGCTCCGGGGCCGCAGTACCTGGCGCTCAGCGTGTCCGACGCCGCCGAGGACGTGATCGCCCTCATCCGCGCAGGTGCCCGCGGGTACGTGACCAAGTCCATCGACGGCCCCGAACTCGCCGAGGCTGTGCAGCGCGTCCACGGCGGGGACGCCTATTTCTCACCCCGCCTGGCCGGGTTCGTGCTCGACGCCTTCGCCGCCGGCGGGGTGGTGGAGGACCCGGAGGGCGAGCCGGAGAAGGTGGAGGACCCGGTTGTGGACGCGCTCACGCGCCGCGAGCTTGAGGTGCTGCGCCTGCTTGCCCGCGGCTACACCTACAAGGAGATTGGCCAGCAGCTGTTCATCTCGGTGAAGACGGTGGAGACGCACGCGTCCAACATTTTGCGCAAAACGCAGACGTCGAATAGGCACCAGCTCACGCGCTGGGCCGCGGACCGGGATCTGGATTAG
- a CDS encoding RNA-binding domain-containing protein, giving the protein MKDAPNYRADPQLLLTLPEDQWFERKSFRIQPKDLAKTVVGMANAEGGVIVVGITNRTFDGRPTADQDNRLRQTALDHTDPTVRVDIEVFKVDEERQVYLFHVLPSEWVHYMKSGECYLRVGDETRQLSADDILELRYTKGEQQFDATVPPRAQMADLDMELVEAYAAAIGSSSPMDALKARNLVSRDGVPRTAAILLFGHNPQEFFPNAHIRVLRFGEDERLPGHLQQLTADERFDGPLPQQIFQAQEAIREMLPKVRRLTSKGLFEDEDLIPHDVWLEGLVNAVIHRSYSVAGDHIRFEIYPGRIEISSPGRFPGLVDPTQPESIARFARNPLIARVTAELRIGQELGEGIRRMFAGMRRVGFADPEYRQTSGSVILTLKAVQRLDPKVLEKLPPRASDALSALSASGRPMSTGEVAEVLGLSNPPVRRALQGLRDAGLVHWRGNGPRDPRAVWYLEGPLRQLESY; this is encoded by the coding sequence ATGAAGGATGCTCCCAACTACCGCGCGGATCCGCAGCTGCTACTCACGCTTCCGGAGGATCAGTGGTTCGAGCGCAAGTCATTCCGCATTCAGCCGAAAGACTTGGCGAAAACCGTAGTGGGTATGGCAAACGCCGAGGGCGGCGTGATTGTAGTTGGCATCACGAACCGAACCTTCGATGGTCGGCCGACGGCGGACCAGGATAATCGTCTGCGCCAGACAGCTCTTGACCACACGGACCCAACCGTTCGGGTGGATATTGAGGTTTTCAAGGTGGACGAGGAGCGACAGGTCTACCTCTTTCATGTCTTGCCCAGTGAATGGGTGCACTACATGAAGTCTGGTGAGTGCTATCTGCGGGTGGGTGATGAGACACGGCAGCTTAGTGCAGACGACATCTTGGAACTGCGGTATACGAAGGGTGAGCAGCAATTTGATGCCACTGTTCCGCCCCGTGCCCAGATGGCGGATCTCGATATGGAGTTGGTCGAGGCTTATGCGGCTGCGATTGGCTCATCATCACCGATGGATGCTTTAAAGGCACGGAACTTGGTAAGTCGCGACGGCGTTCCGCGAACTGCTGCAATTCTGCTTTTTGGGCACAATCCGCAGGAATTCTTCCCCAATGCACATATTCGGGTGCTTCGCTTCGGGGAGGATGAGCGACTTCCTGGGCACCTCCAGCAGCTCACAGCGGATGAGCGATTTGATGGGCCGCTGCCACAGCAAATTTTTCAGGCGCAGGAGGCCATCAGGGAAATGTTGCCCAAGGTGCGCCGTCTAACCAGTAAAGGCCTTTTTGAGGATGAGGATCTCATTCCTCATGATGTGTGGCTGGAGGGTTTGGTCAATGCGGTCATCCACCGCTCGTACAGCGTCGCAGGCGACCACATCCGCTTTGAGATCTATCCGGGGCGTATTGAAATTTCGAGTCCTGGTCGTTTCCCTGGCTTGGTAGACCCCACGCAGCCGGAATCGATTGCCCGATTTGCCCGCAATCCCCTTATCGCCAGAGTGACTGCAGAGCTCCGGATCGGTCAAGAACTCGGAGAGGGAATTCGACGCATGTTCGCTGGCATGCGCCGAGTTGGCTTCGCTGATCCCGAATATCGGCAGACAAGTGGCAGCGTGATCCTCACCCTGAAAGCGGTGCAGCGTCTTGACCCCAAGGTGCTGGAAAAACTGCCACCGCGCGCGTCCGATGCGCTGTCTGCCCTCTCGGCAAGTGGTAGACCAATGTCCACAGGTGAAGTGGCCGAGGTGCTTGGGCTTTCTAATCCTCCTGTGAGGCGCGCGCTGCAAGGGCTGCGCGATGCCGGACTTGTTCACTGGCGGGGTAACGGCCCGCGCGATCCCCGGGCAGTCTGGTACTTGGAGGGCCCGCTGCGGCAGCTCGAAAGCTACTAG
- a CDS encoding DUF4411 family protein codes for MTSYTLDTNILIGLARLYPREHFESLWMRIEELVVAGRCCVRTMVAEEVKRGSDDLLAWTTSLDGFVHDHVSEEFETVRQINTAHPGWVIAQKNAADPFVIAHAKVESSVIVSNEKRKGAGTQDHNLSIPNAADEHGVECINFFDLLRAENWRF; via the coding sequence ATGACCTCGTACACACTGGATACGAACATATTGATTGGTCTCGCCCGGTTATACCCTCGTGAACACTTCGAATCCCTGTGGATGAGGATTGAGGAGCTAGTTGTCGCAGGGAGATGTTGCGTCCGCACCATGGTTGCTGAGGAAGTCAAGCGCGGCTCTGATGATCTTCTCGCGTGGACCACGTCACTTGACGGATTCGTGCATGACCACGTCTCTGAAGAATTTGAGACGGTGCGGCAAATCAACACGGCTCACCCAGGCTGGGTCATTGCGCAAAAGAACGCCGCAGACCCGTTTGTGATCGCCCACGCGAAGGTTGAATCCTCGGTGATTGTGAGCAATGAGAAGCGGAAGGGCGCCGGAACTCAGGACCACAACCTCAGCATCCCGAATGCCGCTGATGAGCATGGAGTGGAGTGCATCAATTTCTTCGATCTCCTTCGCGCAGAGAACTGGAGGTTCTAA
- a CDS encoding XRE family transcriptional regulator, producing the protein MDRAPIEAATLTWAREVSGLSVEQLAAAIQVKPEQVIAFEEGSLAPTMKQLIKVAKKLDRTPAFFFMPPPEAPDIPETVDFRQSPEHDGLDAPMTKALRRAERYREIMLEYGDTEGSRLRLPGPFRRDNVAQAAEEMRQLLGLDPEFTPAGPAKDAGFRFWRQLIESNGVIVFQTSDVERGQFRGLSVYYDVLPIILLNGKDSSAGKSFTLFHEVAHLINRSSGLCLLEEQSIEEALANSFSAHFLMPEEAVRNHLSEPSNDVIGEIATKFKVSRVAAAIRLKNLGYLSEREVQKEKSASDAAWKADREKLRSQDSGPAYWRVRYRDLGATYVGTIARALEEERISVLDASYFLDARVPVVDQMIRHYEQSE; encoded by the coding sequence ATGGATCGCGCACCGATCGAGGCGGCAACACTCACTTGGGCACGCGAGGTATCGGGGCTAAGCGTTGAACAGCTGGCCGCTGCAATCCAAGTGAAGCCTGAGCAAGTCATCGCTTTTGAGGAAGGCAGTCTCGCTCCGACAATGAAGCAACTGATCAAAGTTGCGAAGAAGCTGGACCGCACCCCGGCGTTCTTCTTCATGCCCCCGCCAGAGGCGCCGGACATCCCCGAAACCGTTGACTTCCGGCAGTCTCCCGAGCACGACGGGCTCGACGCCCCCATGACAAAAGCCTTGCGCCGCGCTGAGCGGTACCGCGAGATCATGCTGGAGTATGGAGATACGGAGGGTAGTCGTTTGCGACTACCGGGGCCTTTTAGACGCGACAACGTTGCGCAGGCCGCCGAAGAGATGCGCCAGCTCTTGGGGCTCGATCCTGAATTCACCCCAGCTGGACCTGCTAAAGATGCAGGGTTTCGCTTCTGGCGTCAGCTGATCGAGTCCAACGGTGTCATCGTTTTCCAGACCTCCGACGTGGAGCGAGGTCAGTTTCGAGGGCTCTCTGTTTACTACGACGTTCTGCCAATAATCTTACTGAACGGTAAAGACAGCTCTGCCGGAAAGAGTTTCACCCTGTTCCACGAAGTGGCCCACCTCATCAACAGGTCCAGCGGATTGTGCCTACTCGAAGAACAGTCTATTGAAGAAGCCTTGGCCAATTCCTTCTCTGCTCATTTCCTTATGCCGGAGGAGGCGGTGCGGAATCATCTGTCCGAGCCTTCCAACGATGTTATCGGCGAGATAGCGACGAAATTCAAGGTAAGCCGCGTAGCTGCCGCAATAAGATTGAAGAATCTTGGCTACCTGAGCGAGCGCGAGGTTCAGAAGGAGAAGAGTGCAAGCGACGCAGCCTGGAAAGCGGACCGTGAGAAGCTCCGCAGCCAAGACTCTGGGCCGGCATATTGGAGGGTCCGCTATCGAGACCTCGGCGCTACGTATGTAGGAACCATCGCCCGCGCTCTTGAAGAGGAGCGGATAAGTGTCCTGGACGCAAGCTACTTCCTAGATGCACGGGTGCCAGTTGTTGACCAGATGATCCGCCACTATGAGCAGAGCGAGTAA
- a CDS encoding DNA polymerase Y family protein, producing the protein MRVAALWFPDWPVQAAKLELDDEVQEPLVIAAQHRVVVCSQAARAAGIRRGMRVRHAQAAAPELTVIDANPDRDGRMFASLASSLDDVAASVEVLRPGLVVADLAAAGAFHGGEDVALEMLVDAAARRGIDTLAGAADEIATAVIAARSGQVVAPGGSAAYLATQPLTVLIAETALGADAETVKTLGQLGITTLGELAAIPPAAMTTRFGAHGAHVHRIAAAAPDRRVAPELPVADLAVAITPEDPIERVDAAAFAARALAASLHERLKEAGRNCLRLKVVAELEAGQRVERVWRTREALTESATADRVRWQLDGWLTSGGAGAITSLILEPLELTEPDAVGELWADGASTDGARRVVERVQSQLGIDAVLQPRMVGGRGVAERIQLVPFGEAAAPVEAKSWPGAIPAPLPARLGGGIDHPASRVMLIDASGKPVIVTAEVLLAGEPYALAWGDKKYLVTGWAGPWPVDEGWWASEANRNRLARMQVVGRLGGPEGEITGWLLVWSRRSWRVEAVY; encoded by the coding sequence GTGAGAGTCGCGGCCCTGTGGTTCCCGGACTGGCCGGTGCAGGCGGCGAAGCTGGAGCTGGACGATGAGGTGCAAGAACCGCTGGTGATCGCCGCGCAGCACCGGGTAGTGGTGTGCTCGCAGGCGGCGCGCGCGGCGGGGATCAGGCGCGGGATGCGGGTGCGGCACGCGCAGGCTGCGGCGCCGGAGCTGACGGTGATTGACGCGAACCCGGACCGGGACGGGCGGATGTTCGCGTCGCTGGCCAGCAGTTTGGATGATGTCGCCGCCTCGGTGGAGGTGCTGCGCCCCGGCCTGGTGGTGGCGGACCTGGCTGCGGCGGGCGCGTTCCACGGCGGGGAGGACGTGGCGCTGGAGATGCTGGTGGATGCGGCGGCGCGGCGCGGCATTGACACCCTGGCGGGCGCGGCGGATGAGATTGCCACCGCCGTCATCGCGGCGCGCAGCGGGCAGGTGGTCGCACCGGGTGGGTCGGCGGCGTACCTGGCCACCCAGCCGCTGACCGTGCTCATCGCGGAGACGGCGCTGGGGGCGGATGCGGAGACGGTGAAGACGCTTGGGCAGCTGGGCATTACCACGCTCGGCGAGCTGGCGGCCATCCCGCCCGCGGCCATGACTACGCGGTTCGGCGCGCACGGGGCGCACGTGCACCGCATCGCCGCGGCCGCGCCGGACAGGCGGGTGGCCCCGGAGCTGCCGGTGGCGGACCTGGCGGTGGCAATCACGCCGGAGGATCCGATCGAGCGCGTGGACGCCGCCGCCTTCGCCGCCCGCGCGCTGGCCGCCAGCCTGCACGAGCGGCTGAAAGAGGCGGGGCGCAACTGCCTGCGGCTGAAGGTCGTCGCCGAGCTGGAGGCCGGCCAGCGCGTGGAGCGCGTGTGGCGCACACGGGAGGCGCTGACGGAATCCGCCACCGCGGACCGTGTGCGCTGGCAGCTGGACGGCTGGCTCACCTCCGGCGGCGCGGGCGCGATCACCTCGCTGATTTTGGAGCCGCTGGAGCTTACGGAACCGGATGCGGTGGGAGAGCTGTGGGCCGACGGCGCCTCCACGGACGGCGCGCGGCGGGTAGTGGAGCGCGTGCAGTCCCAGCTGGGCATCGACGCGGTGCTCCAGCCGCGCATGGTGGGCGGGCGCGGGGTGGCGGAGCGCATCCAGCTCGTGCCCTTCGGCGAAGCCGCCGCGCCCGTGGAGGCAAAGAGCTGGCCGGGGGCCATCCCCGCACCACTGCCCGCACGGCTGGGCGGAGGCATCGACCACCCCGCGTCGCGCGTCATGCTTATCGACGCTTCCGGAAAACCCGTCATCGTCACCGCCGAGGTGTTATTAGCTGGGGAGCCGTACGCCCTGGCGTGGGGTGACAAGAAATACCTGGTCACCGGGTGGGCCGGGCCGTGGCCGGTGGACGAAGGCTGGTGGGCGAGCGAGGCGAACCGGAACCGTTTGGCGCGCATGCAAGTAGTGGGCCGCTTGGGTGGGCCGGAGGGGGAAATCACCGGCTGGCTCTTGGTGTGGTCGCGCCGCAGCTGGCGCGTGGAGGCAGTGTATTAG